The Clostridia bacterium sequence TATTATTTGGGTAATATATATTAGTGCTAGGATTTATTAGGGAGGTTAGAGAATGAAGGCGATTACTGCAATAAAAGAGAGAAGAAGCATAAGAAAATATCAAAAAAAAGATATTCCAAAGGATGTTATTGAAGATATAGTAGATTGCGCTAGATTTGCTGCAAGTGCCAGAAACGAACAGCCTTGGGAATTCATAGCAATTAAAGAAAAACGCAAATTAAAAGATATAGCTAATTCGACTGAAAATGGGAAATTCATTGAAGGTGCTAATGCATGTATAGCAGTTTTTTGTAAGAATACTGCTAAATATAAGGTTGAAGACGGCTGTGCTGCGACACAGAATATGTTGGTAGCAGCAAAAGCCCATGGTATATCGTCTTGTTGGGTAGCAGGCTATCAGAAGCCATACAGTGATCGGATTTCAGATATTTTAAATGTACCTGAAGAATATACTTTAATTTCTCTTGTGTCTTTAGGATATTCTAATGAGCAGAAGACTGTCAATAAAAGGAGTCTTCAAGAAGTGTTACATTGGGAATCTTTTTAAAAGGCGGATTTAATATCCGCCTTTTTTAATTTCATTAATCATATTCTCATTTTACAGATGGTGATTAATGTACTGCATTGGATATTGTAACTACCATATTTACTTCTCCGCCCCTTTGGGCTTCATCAAATAGCGCTTTTAATCCTTTCCATACTTCATCTTCATCTCCGTGAATATGTGTACTGATAGAACCTACATTATATTCTATATTACTTTGCTTTAATGTCATAATAGAATTATCTATTATCGAAGTTGCGTCGTTTGTCTTTAATGGATATAGAGATGTTTCTGCACAAATCATGTGGTTGTCCTCCTTAAAT is a genomic window containing:
- a CDS encoding YkoF family thiamine/hydroxymethylpyrimidine-binding protein — encoded protein: MICAETSLYPLKTNDATSIIDNSIMTLKQSNIEYNVGSISTHIHGDEDEVWKGLKALFDEAQRGGEVNMVVTISNAVH
- a CDS encoding nitroreductase family protein; the encoded protein is MKAITAIKERRSIRKYQKKDIPKDVIEDIVDCARFAASARNEQPWEFIAIKEKRKLKDIANSTENGKFIEGANACIAVFCKNTAKYKVEDGCAATQNMLVAAKAHGISSCWVAGYQKPYSDRISDILNVPEEYTLISLVSLGYSNEQKTVNKRSLQEVLHWESF